From the Micromonospora echinofusca genome, the window GCGCTGCGGCCGCTGGCCGGTGCCGTGCCGCCGGGCTTACCGTGGGAGCTGCTCGCGGATGGCCGGGTGGAGTTGCGCCGCGCCGGCTACCGGCTGCTGCGTGGCCGTGGCGTCGACGTCGAGTTGCGCGCCGCCCTTCTGCTGGCACTCGACCCGGATCCCCGCCTGGCCGGACGTGGCAAAGCCGACGTAACCCGCCTCGCTCGAGACGCCGAACGAACGAGCTGGCGCCGCAGCCCACGGCCGCAGCTGTTGGTCACCGCGCCGCAGCACACCGAACTGGTTGCGTTGGCGGCCCGGGCGGCGACGGTGCTTGGCGAGGACACCAGCCGAAAGCTCGCCACCTGGCTGGCGCGTACCCGCCCCGGCGGATGATTGCTCTCTCGGCCACGTACATCCCAGGCCAGTCGACTGGCCTGGGGCGGTCGCTTGAACACGACAGCGAAGGGTGCCGGTGGATGGTCGGATCGGCGACGCCGTCGATGAGGCGGTCCTCGCGTTCGAGGGTCCTGCGGTCCTGGAGTGGGTCATGAACTCCTCGTTGGCGGTTACCCACCCGGTACATGTGGAGGTCGTGGAAAGCCGATTGTGCGTGCTCCCATCGGCACCGGATGGCAGCCGATCGTCCGGTACTCTGGCCGCGCCCGAATCCGACGATTCCGCGAGGTCGAGATGAAGATCGCTGTGGCCGGCTCCATAGCCACGGACCAGCTGATGACCTTCGACGGGCACTTCGGCGAGCTGTTACGTGAGGCGCTGCCGCAGGTGTTCGTATCGTTCCTCGCGGACGAGTTGGTGATCCGGTGTGGCGGCGTCGCGGCCAACATCGCCTTCGGGCTGGCGCAGTTGGGCATGCGGCCGGTGCTCCTGGGTGCGGTCGGGAAGGACTTCGAGGAGCACCGGGCCTCTCTGCGTGGACTCGGCGTCGAGTGCGATTTCATCCACGTCAGCGACAAGGCGCACACCGCGCGCTTCATCTGCGCCACCGATCGCGATGACAACCAGATAGCCAGCTTCTACGCCGGCGCGATGGCCGAGACCGGCGCCATCCGGCTGGTTCCGGTGGCCGAGCAGATCGGCGGCTTGGACATGGTCGTCATCGGTGCCAGCGACCCCGGCGCGATGCTCGCGCAGGCCGCCGAGTGCCGGGCGAATGGCTACCCCTTCGCCGCTGACCCCTCGCAGCAACTTCCGCGGATGAACGGCGATCAGGTCGTGGAGCTGATCACCGGAGCCGACTATCTGCTGACCAACGAGTACGAGAAGTCGCTGCTGCAGAGCAAGGCGGGCCTGACGGACGAGCAACTATTGGAATTGGTCCGAGTTCGCGTTACCACTCTGGGCAAGGACGGCGTGGAGATCGCCGAACGAGACGGTGCCACCTTCCACGTTGCGGTGCCGGCCAGTATCGAGACCCCGGATCCGACCGGTGGCGGCGACGCGTTCCGTGCGGGCTTCTTCGCCGCACTCTCCTGGGATCTGTCGTTGGTCCGGGCCGGCCAGCTGGGCTCGCTGGTCGCCGGCCTTGCCTTGGAGAACATCGGCGCCCAGGAGTACCAGGTCGACCCGACCGTGCTTCTCGACCGTATGCGCCAGGGATATGGGGAGGAGGCTGCACGGGACTTGGCTCGACACCTTTCCTGAACCGTCCGCCTCCCGAGGTCGACCAGAGGACCGCAGCGGCAGCGCCTGAAGGCCCGCGGTTGTGCCGGGCGCACCGAGCGCGGTTGCGTCCACGGAAGTGGTGTACGACTTGCCCGTGATGGGCGTGTTGCGTAGATGAGAGACGGCCATCGCGTCGATCCTTCAAGACGACCAAGTCAGAGAAGGAAGAGAGGACGCGATGGCCGCATCTGAGAGTGTGAGCCCTGTTGACCTGCTGCGCGAGCAGATCGAGGGCGCGTCGCCGGACGTGTTGCAGGCGATGATCAAAACGTTCGCGCAGGCGGTGATGTCCGCTGAGGCGGACGCGATCTGCGGCGCCGGCTACGGGCAGCGCAGTGACGAGCGGGTGAACTCCCGCAACGGATACCGGCTTCGGGAGTGGGACACCCGGGCCGGGACGATCGATCTGGCGGTCCCGAAGCTGCGGCAGGGCAGCTATTTCCCGGACTGGTTGCTGACGCACCGGCGGCGGGCCGAGCAGGCCCTGGTGTCAGTCGTGGCCACCTCCTATCTGCTGGGTGTGTCGACCCGGCGGGTGGAGAAGTTGGTCGAGCAACTCGGGATCC encodes:
- a CDS encoding carbohydrate kinase family protein, with protein sequence MKIAVAGSIATDQLMTFDGHFGELLREALPQVFVSFLADELVIRCGGVAANIAFGLAQLGMRPVLLGAVGKDFEEHRASLRGLGVECDFIHVSDKAHTARFICATDRDDNQIASFYAGAMAETGAIRLVPVAEQIGGLDMVVIGASDPGAMLAQAAECRANGYPFAADPSQQLPRMNGDQVVELITGADYLLTNEYEKSLLQSKAGLTDEQLLELVRVRVTTLGKDGVEIAERDGATFHVAVPASIETPDPTGGGDAFRAGFFAALSWDLSLVRAGQLGSLVAGLALENIGAQEYQVDPTVLLDRMRQGYGEEAARDLARHLS